Within Tribolium castaneum strain GA2 chromosome 10, icTriCast1.1, whole genome shotgun sequence, the genomic segment attgctgtgtcgtatttatttatttctcaaaccaataatttcataaaacttaattgcaattaaaatctttaaatgcggtgttgaaagtgacattttgagtgacgcattttagatacagaaactataaataaaataaaacactcaaataatttattgccacgtaattttgtctttaatttcaatgaatgaaagtggctgctcaaaatttaatgaaaataaacattgttttggtttcatttttattattattttttttaatgctacaaacggtagccaacgtggaagcgatatgaaggtaggtgtattttattgctgtgtcgtatttatttatttcacaaaccaataatttcataaaacttaaatgcaattaaaatctttaaatgcggtgttgaaaagtgatattttgagtgacacattttaaatacagtaactataaataaaataaaacactcaaataatttattgccacgtaattttgtctttaatttcaatgaatgaaagtggcttgctcaaaatttaatgcaaataaacatttttttggtttcatttttattattatttttttaatgctacaaacggtagccaacgtggaagcgatatgaaggtaggtgtattttattgctgtgtcgtatttatttatttctcaaaccaataatttcataaaacttaattgcaattaaaatctttaaatgcggtgttgaaagtgacattttgagtgacgcattttagatacagaaactataaataaaataaaacactcaaataatttattgccacgtaattttgtctttaatttcaatgaatgaaagtggctgctcaaaatttaatgcaaataaacattgttttggtttcatttttattattatttttttaatgctacaaacggtagccaacgtggaagcgatatgaaggtaggtgtattttattgctgtgtcgtatttatttatttctcaaaccaataatttcataaaacttaaatgcaattaaaatctttaaatgcggtgttgaaaagtgatattttgagtgacacattttaaatacagtaactataaataaaataaaacactcaaataatttattgccacgtaattttgtctttaatttcaatgaatgaaagtggcttgctcaaaatttaatgcaaataaacatttttttggtttcatttttattattattttttttaatgctacaaacggtagccaacgtggaagcgatatgaaggtaggtgtattttattgctgtgtcgtatttatttatttctcaaaccaataatttcataaaacttaattgcaattaaaatctttaaatgcggtgttgaaagtgacattttgagtgacgcattttagatacagaaactataaataaaataaaacactcaaataatttattgccacgtaattttgtctttaatttcaatgaatgaaagtggctgctcaaaatttaatgcaaataaacattgttttggtttcatttttattattattttttttaatgctacaaacggtagccaacgtggaagcgatatgaaggtaggtgtattttattgctgtgtcgtatttatttatttctcaaaccaataatttcataaaacttaaatgcaattaaaatctttaaatgcggtgttgaaagtgacattttgagtgacgcattttagatacagaaactataaataaaataaaacactcaaataatttattgccacgtaattttgcctttaatttcaatgaatgaaagtggcttgctcaaaatttaatgcaaataaatattttttttggtttcatttttattattttttttaatgctacaaacggtagccaacgtggaagcgatatgaaggtaggtgtattttattgctgtgtcgtatttatttatttctcaaaccaataatttcataaaacttaaatgcaattaaaatctttaaatgcggtgttgaaaagtgatattttgagtgacacattttaaatacagtaactataaataaaataaaacactcaaataatttactgccacgtaattttgtctttaatttcaatgaatgaaagtggcttgcccaaaatttaatgcaaataaacatttttttggtttcatttttattattattatttttaatgctacaaacggtagccaacgtggaagcgatatgaaggtaggtgtattttattgctgtgtcgtatttatttatttcacaaaccaataatttcataaaacttaaatgcaattaaaatctttaaatgcggtgttgaaaagtgatattttgagtgacacattttaaatacagtaactataaataaaataaaacactgaaataatttactgccacgtaattttgtctttaatttcaatgaatgaaagtggcttgcccaaaatttaatgcaaataaacatttttttggtttcatttttattattattttttttaatgctacaaacggtagccaacgtggaagcgatatgaaggtaggtgtattttattgctgtgtcgtatttatttatttcacaaaccaataatttcataaaacttaattgcaattaaaatctttaaatgcggtgttgaaagtgacattttgagtgacgcattttagatacagaaactataaataaaataaaacactcaaataatttactgccacgtaattttgtctttaatttcaatgaatgaaagtggcttgcccaaaatttaatgcaaataaacatttttttggtttcatttttattattattttttttaatgctacaaacggtagccaacgtggaagcgatatgaaggtaggtgtattttattgctgtgtcgtatttatttatttcacaaaccaataatttcataaaacttaaatgcaattaaaatctttaaatgcggtgttgaaaagtgatattttgagtgacacattttaaatacagtaactataaataaaataaaacactcaaataatttactgccacgtaattttgtctttaatttcaatgaataaaagtggcttgcccaaaatttaatgcaaataaacatttttttggtttcatttttattattattttttttaatgctacaaacggtagccaacgtggaagcgatatgaaggtaggtgtattttattgctgtgtcgtatttatttatttctcaaaccaataatttcataaaacttaaatgcaattaaaatctttaaatgcggtgttgaaaagtgatattttgagtgacacattttaaatacagtaactataaataaaataaaacactgaaataatttactgccacgtaattttgtctttaatttcaatgaatgaaagtggcttgcccaaaatttaatgcaaataaacatttttttggtttcatttttattattattttttttaatgctacaaacggtagccaacgtggaagcgatatgaaggtaggtgtattttattgctgtgtcgtatttatttatttctcaaaccaataatttcataaaacttaaatgcaattaaaatctttaaatgcggtgttgaaaagtgatattttgagtgacacattttaaatacagtaactataaataaaataaaacactgaaataatttactgccacgtaattttgtctttaatttcaatgaatgaaagtggcttgcccaaaatttaatgcaaataaacatttttttggtttcatttttattattattttttttaatgctacaaacggtagccaacgtggaagcgatatgaaggtaggtgtattttattgctgtgtcgtatttatttatttctcaaaccaataatttcataaaacttaaatgcaattaaaatctttaaatgcggtgttgaaaagtgatattttgagtgacacattttaaatacagtaactataaataaaataaaacactgaaataatttactgccacgtaattttgtctttaatttcaatgaatgaaagtggcttgcccaaaatttaatgcaaataaacatttttttggtttcatttttattattatttttttaatggtagccaacgtggaagcgatatgaaggtaggtgtattttattgctgtgtcgtatttatttatttctcaaaccaataatttcataaaacttaaatgcaattaaaatctttaaatgcggtgttgaaaagtgatattttgagtgacgcattttaaatacagtaactataaataaaataaaacactcaaataatttactgccacgtaattttgtctttaatttcaatgaatgaaagtggcttgcccaaaatttaatgcaaataaacatttttttggtttcatttttattattattttttttaatgctacaaacggtagccaacgtggaagcgatatgaaggtaggtgtattttattgctgtgtcgtatttatttatttctcaaaccaataatttcataaaacttaaatgcaattaaaatctttaaatgcggtgttgaaagtaacattttgagtgacgcattttagatacaaaaactataaataaaataaaacactcaaataatttattgccacgtaattttgtctttaatttcaatgaatgaaagtggcttgctcaaaatttaatgcaaataaacatttttattcttcgacactgtcaaaatttacggtttttctcctgtgtaaggaagttttgacaactgtttggcatttctcagtacgaaatgtcagattatttttaacaaatttaaagcaattttaagtcttgctgagtctatttcggaaaataaaatgttgtattcaactcgtttttgtgtaaatcggttcatttatttcgcctcgtggatgataaaccactcgttttcactcgtggtttaaaaatccactcgtgaaataaagcgtccgatttacactcaaactcattaaataaataactattttggtttcatttttattattattttttttaatgctacaaacggtagccaacgtggaagcgatatgaaggtaggtgtattttattgctgtgtcgtatttatttatttcacaaaccaataatttcaaacgtattgtgtattttttattttgtttaatattgacaaacgttgcttgttgtaactttcatgcaaataaagatttttattggtgttgttttaattttttaaatgtcttgctacaaacagtagccaacgcagaagccatatgaaggtaggtgcatttttttgcgttttatcttgtgatgtgttgatttaatagcttgtgtgccatatattataccgtattgtgtatcctttattctgtataatatttattaaagtcgcttgttgtaactttcctacaaattaatttttttgttggttgtgtttttaatttatttttttaggttttgctacaaatggtagcagatgcagtacaaaaggtaagagcatttatttaacgccaagtgaaaaagctttgatttttgtgtactattttttcatttcacaaaccaataattcctttattcccttcatttgaagtaatcattgtttacctcatccttatatccttttttcctggcaaaaatgctctaaacctccacgtggttcttgctggacaaattagttattagctaatttgaccaattagagcaatccttaaatataataagtattcttgattgttttttacacctttaaattatgtcgcttgtagtaattttcatgcaaataaagattttttaatggtgttgtttttaatttctttttattattttgctacaaacagtagccaacgtggaagccataaaggtaggtgcattttatttctgtgttgtatttttttatttcacaaaccaataattcctttattcccttcatttgaaataatcattgtttacctcatccttatatccttttttcctggcaaaaatgctctaaacctccacgtggttcttgctggacaaattagttattagctAATTTGACCctttagagcaatccttaaatataatatGTAttcttgattgttttttacacccTTTAAGTTATGTcgctttttgtaattttcatgcaaataaagattttttaatggtgttgtttttaatttctttttattgttttgctacaaacagtagccaacgtggaagccataaaggtaggtgcattttttcccTTCAATTTATCTGTGGTATTGAATTTCCTATAGTTTGAGTGCCACATATTATGTTGTattatgtgttttttattttgtataatattgataacatgtaacttttatgcaaataaagatttttttaatagtgttgtttttaatttctttttattgttttgctacaaatagtagccaacgcagaagccataaatgtaggtgcattttatttttgtcacgtattttttttttatttccaataattaccaataattcttttatttccctcattttctaataatcattgtttacctcatccttatatccttttttcctggcaagaatgctctaaacctccacgtggttcttgctggacaagttagttattaatttgactaattagagcaatccttaaatacgaattttttttaaattcgttaagATCCTAAGGGTcgtttgtccgaacatgatttttgtACAGTCAAAGGCCCTATTAGAGGGCTtgatttcctacaaaaattaagaaaattgcaggatataaaagggatgaaaagaaaataaagttttcgaaatagggaaattttatagaatctttaaaaattcattaaggtctcaaggggtgtttgtccgaacatgaattttttacaGTCCAAGGCGCAATCGGAGGGCTTAAtctcttgcaaaaataaagaaaattgcggGATATAAaaggggtgaaaaaaaataacgctTGCAAAATAGGaaaatcttaaagaatcttaaaaaattcataaggtCCCAAAGGGTGTTTGTtcaaacatgattttttcacagtCGAAGGCTCTATCGaagggcttaatctcctgcaaaaataaagaaaattgcaggatTTAAAGGGTgtgaaaaaaatcggtttgcAGTGCTTCaatataagaataaaaaattcagaaattaaatgcagtcaagttttaatttttaatagaaacacATTACAATGGTCAAAAGATGATTTAGAGTCCGCAAAATGACAAATCGTCCACGGTGGTAGGAGTGCGCAGAGACGAAAACTCGTCACGGACGAGTCCAATCTTTAAATTAGGGGTGTTGGTAGAAAACAGTGGCGTGGCGTGGCCCTACATCTGTAGGGAATTcgtcttaaaatttaacatttcaatattaccagttataataaaaataccagtagaaacattttttgcaataaacgcGTTTTTACTCGTTACTCattgactatttttttttattcgacGTCTCTGCTTTGTATTTCTAGGAGATCAACGTGTATTAGCATTAGATatgatttttactatttcatcTTGCTATTATTGAATAGAGGAAATAGTAACTACTACAAATTATAAATCTCAAACCCTTCTTGATCATGGAATAGTTTTTTGCTACGCCACTGCTCAATCTCCCCACTCGATGAAGTACGCATTGGCTCCGCCTATCGTGGTCGTTTACGGAGTTTCCGAGCTCTACCTCAACACCACAATCAATCGCTCAAGctataattatgtaaaaataaaaatggttgGGTTGGGgatggaaaaaaaataattagtagaaaacgttatttattttataatcaaATGCACACTGAAACtatgaaaagaaaaacaagtgaacaaaatgaaaaagtgAACAATCTCTTCACACATCATTCCTTTTTAGCGTGTTCTGGTTTGTGAATGGAGAAGTCAAGCCTTACATAtattataacaataataaacaaaacgtaGAGTGCGAGAGCCAACAAGACGGGCTCCAAAAGCAATAACCCCGACCTCCAGTGATAGACAATTTCTAAATCTTGAATGTGTTGCTCCACCAAATTGGTCTTCCTCAGTTTGATGACGCTCCTGCCGAACTGATCCAAGTACTTGAAGGTGACCCCATCAGGCAGCCTCTGGACTTCGTAGGGGGTTTTGATTTGAACCTCGGTCACTCCAACCGGCAAAACAACTTTCGTCTCCAACTCCTCTACATGCATGTCGTCGAAAACGTGGTCAAGCAGTCGCATATTGAGGACGTATTCGGTGCTGGACTTCCGGTACAAGTACTGATAGCTCGGGACGCTGTAGCCGAGGGTGTACGAGCTGCGCCAGCCCCCAAACAGCGGAAACCGGGGCCTCAATTCCAGCTCGATCCAGTCCTTGCGGGTGCGGACTTGCGACGTGGAAATGTTCCCGTTGCTGTCCCGGTAGTAGATGTTGTAAGCGGCCGCTGGGAGGATGGTCCTGTAGGACTTTATGCTGTGGTGGCTGCTGCCGGTGTCTCTCTGGTAGTCATAGCGCGAGAAAGGCCCCTTCAATTTGGCCCCCGTGTGCAGAATCTCGATGTTCTCCTCGACGGCGATGTTGCCCCAGTGGGAGATTTCAATAAGGCGCTCCAGGCGCGTGACGGTCAAAAAGGGCGAGTTGTTCTCATAATGCACGATCATGCGGTCTTGCGAAAACGCCGGGATGTCGCTATAAGGGCCATAGGTTAAGGTGGAGTCGGACTGACTCACTGGTTTCAATTTCGTGTAGCTTTCGACGCTTCTGGAGCTCAATGTCACGCTCGTTGTCTGTTTACTTGTCGCATAGGGTGTGTAAAAATAGTGATTTCCGAAGTACCTGACCAGTTGTTTCTCCTTCTGCGTTATGCTGTTGGGGTACGGTACCAGACCCTTGGTGAAAACAGCCTCAAGGATGATCCCGGCCGTGCGACCGGTCGCCAAAGGCTGCTTCAGCTGGACACTGTAGACGTCCTTTTCGTGCTTTTCTACCTTGCTTGGGGTCAATTTTAAGTCTTCTTTAAGCGAGTCTTTCACCGAAATGTACGATAGATTGCCCACAGTGTCCGGTTCCAGCACTATTAGGTAATTTCGAACTGTGTCTTTGCCGGTATTTTCTAAGGTTATGGTCGCAGTTATCTTGACTAGTTGTGATGTTAAATCGATCGTTCTTTcgacatttttgttaattacgaGTTGATTTATTTGCTCCGCACTGATTACCGAACacatacaaataaataaaacgacaaACTTGTacattttaaacgatttcaaGCCTCAAACTTCCAACATCaccaacaaaaattgatacttGAAAATTGACACATGTCCACTTCAAGCACCATCTGTCGGTAAGCGGTTCGTAACCAATCGTAGCGCTACAAGTATACCAGTGGAGGAATTACGAtaaattcttttattaaattgatttgCATAAATCATATTctgttacaataaaaattaaacatcttGGTTTGGTACacgttttcgttttttcttaattaattaaaaaaaacttcattgGGCAGTACTGTAGTGAATGTCAGTGAAGGTaccacttaaaaaattacagttgACCAGAAAAGACCGTGATTTTTGACGAGCGTTCGTATCGAAAAGTATCAATTTAATGActgttttgtaattaaatagtGTATTTAATGGTTTAATGGTTTAATCTTATCAAATGTATATAAACTGTGGCCacctttttcactttcttacgAAATTGACCAATTAGCGCAAACcttaaatgtaataaaataaatatattgcCGCAAAAAAACGTCCaaaggggtgtttgtccgaacatgatttttgtacagtcgaaggccctatcgGAGGGTTTAAtcatctcctgcaaaaattaagaaaattgcaggatataaagtgggtgaaaaaaaaagtttgcgaaatcgggaaatcttaaagaatttttaaaaatgcattaaagTTCCGAGGGGTatttgtccgaacatgatttttttgcaGCCGGAGGCCCTATTAAAGGGCTTAAtctcttgcaaaaataaagaaaactgCAGGATATAAAGGGggtgaaaaaaatcagtttgcaTTGCTTGAAtatgagaataaaaaatgcagaaattagATGCAgctaagttttaatttgtaatagaaACACATTAGAATGGTCAGGAGATGTTCTACAAATGTGATATGCAAGTCAGCGTAACAGCTGGTGTAAACTTGGCCGTAGAAAACGAGAATGGTAATTCTAAGGAAATGGTGCTAGTTGCATGAACGCAGCGATTGTCTGGTCGACTGTAATGGTCATGGTGTCAGCACCTGTCTTCACCGACATCTGTAGTGAACTGTATTACCTGCCTCAAATGTCAAgcgtcaaaatttgttgtcCATATGTTGTTGTTAACacaaatagataatttattaatttatgttgtaTTGACCGTTCTTatctaaaatgaaaatttacttttataaAAGTGTTACAACCATATGACCGGTTACACTGGTAGCGAAAATCtgatttgttgttaaaaatctGTGAAAAAATGGATATTGCAAAATCCATTTTCAGTCACAGAGACCGCGAGGGTTACGTGGGCAAAGAAGATCACAAggtgaataaaaaacaattatccAACGCCCACACTAATTGGTTTTTGCAGAAACGTGAAATTGAGTTGGCAATTTCAGAGGACGATGTTGATGATtactttattgaaaatttctcTGAGGGCCTAGACATGAACGACTTGCTTACACCTAGCCCCGGCGGTCCATTTTCGGCCCTGACCCCTAGCATGTGGCCTCAAGACATCATGGCAAAATTAAGTGTAGTTCCTGACGACCCCAATTCCCAGCCAGAATACAGGTAACTCTACCGTTGCAAAACGAGAGTTACCAGCCCTTATTTCAGATTTGACGAATTTGGGTTCCGCGTTGACGAAGAGGACGGTCCTGAGCAAAATTCTAACAAGTTGTTGGGTATTCCCTTTGTGGAGGACCCCCAGGATAGGCTTCAATGGGTTGCTCATTTAGAATTCTCTCATAATAAGGAAGTGTCGGATTTGACTTGGGATAAGGTTGAGGTGAAATTGCCCAGAACTGACAAGTTGCGCTCAATGGTCAGAGCGGGGATTCCCCACTCTTTGAGGCCCCAAATGTGGATGCGAATGTCAGGGGCGTTAGAAAAGAAACAACAGTCGGAATTGTGCTACAAAGATATCGTTAAAATGTCCAGCAACGATTCTTTAATGACCTCGaagcaaattgaaaaagatttGTTGCACACAATGCCGACAAATACGTGTTTTAGTCACATTAACAGCACTGGGATTCCCAGATTGAGACGGATTTTGCGAGGAATCGCTTGGCTTTATCCAGATATTGGGTAAGAATTTGTAATTAACTGAACAGGATCGAACGTTTGTTACAGGTATTGTCAAGGGACTGGCATGATCGCCGCGTCGCTTCTTCTTCTACTTGAAGAAGAAGAAGCGTTTTGGATCATGGTGACAATAGTTGAAGATCTCTTACCTGCCTCTTACTACAGCTCAACTTTGTTAGGTACGATCACAGTTCGGTAaaattaatctaattattGATTCAGGGATTCAAGCTGACCAAAGAGTTTTGCGCACATTAATCACGAATTTTTTGCCCGATATCGACGAAACTCTGAAAAACCATGACATAGAACTATCTCTAATAACTCTACACTGGTTTCTAACGCTCTTTGCCAGCGCTGTCCATATGAAAATCTTGCTAAGAATCTGGGACTTATTTTTCTTCGAAGGATCTATAGTATTATTTCAAGTAACGTTAAGCATGTTGAAAATGAAAGAACCTCAGCTGAAGCAACTCGAAAATTCTGCTCAAATTTTTAACGCATTGTCCGACATTCCTGGAGATATAGACGACGTAGAGAAACTGTTTGAAGTGTCTCAAACGTTGACGACCTCTTTGAACGAAGTCATGATAGAGACTTACAGGCGGCGTCACTTGGCCTACCTTATGGCGGACCAAGGGGCCTTAGTAGGCAACCCGGAGGCCGCCCCCAACTTGCCCAAACAGCACCTCGCCAGGCGCCAGGTCAAGAAAAACAAATCCGTTATCCAACTCTTGCTCTTCAACGAAAACACTGAAGACGACATCAAGTGCAAAAACATCAAACAGACGGAGATTCTGGTAGACTTGCGAGAGGCGATTTTACAGGtgcacataaataaaaataaaggcaaaaacAATCGATTTATTTCAGATCGCGCGTCATTTTCTGCAAGTGGATCCGAAATTGAGCACTGAAATTTCCCTGGTTGCGGACTATTCAACGGAAAGTCATGCAACCGATCACGACAATTACATAAACGTTTCGAAAAATCGCAAACGGCGGGCTAAGGCTCTATTAGGTGGCTTGATAAAGTAGGAAAACGTTGGATAAATTTGGGTTTTAGATTTCGAGCGTCATGATGACGACGAGTTGGGTTTTCGTAAAAACGACATTATTACGATTATAAGTCAGAAGGATGAGCACTGTTGGGTGGGGGAACTGAACGGATTGAGAGGGTGGTTTCCGGCAAAATTTGTCCAGTTATTGGACGAAAGAAGTAAACAATACAGTAGCGCCGGGGATGATAGCATATCCGAAACAGTGACTGACTTAGTCAGGGGGACCTTATGCCCAGTTATTAAGCAAGTATTAGAACACGGGATGAAAAGGCCTAACTTTCTTGGTAATGGTTTCGTATGTTTGCTcagtgaattaattaaaaatttaggtGGACCTTGCCATCCTTGGCTTTTCATAGAAGAAGCGGCAACGAAAGAGGTTGAAAAAGACTTTAATTCGGTGTATAGTAGGCTAGTTCTTTGCAAAACATACAGACTGGACGAAGACGGAAAAGTTCTAACTCCGGAAGAAGTGAGTTCCCACCGAATGActaatttgtattttcaagTACTTTCAGTTGCTGTACCGCTGCGTCCAGTCGGTCAACCTGTCTCATGACAATGCGCACGCTCAAATGGATGTTAAACTGCGCTCGTTGATTTGTATGGGTTTGAACGAGCAAGTTTTACACTTATGGCTCGAAGTCCTATGTTCTTGCAGCGAAGTTGTTCAGAAATGGTAATTCGACCGGGTCAGTTTTCAGTCTCGTAATGGATGTTTCAGGTACCATCCGTGGTCGTTCGTTTACAGCCCGGGTTGGGTGCAGATCAAATGTGATTTACGAATTTTATCGCAACTGTCGTTTAATTTGAACCCCGACTGGGAGCTTCCcgttaaaaaagaaaccaataaCCAACCACTGAAGGATGGTGTT encodes:
- the LOC661663 gene encoding dolichyl-diphosphooligosaccharide--protein glycosyltransferase subunit 1, with protein sequence MYKFVVLFICMCSVISAEQINQLVINKNVERTIDLTSQLVKITATITLENTGKDTVRNYLIVLEPDTVGNLSYISVKDSLKEDLKLTPSKVEKHEKDVYSVQLKQPLATGRTAGIILEAVFTKGLVPYPNSITQKEKQLVRYFGNHYFYTPYATSKQTTSVTLSSRSVESYTKLKPVSQSDSTLTYGPYSDIPAFSQDRMIVHYENNSPFLTVTRLERLIEISHWGNIAVEENIEILHTGAKLKGPFSRYDYQRDTGSSHHSIKSYRTILPAAAYNIYYRDSNGNISTSQVRTRKDWIELELRPRFPLFGGWRSSYTLGYSVPSYQYLYRKSSTEYVLNMRLLDHVFDDMHVEELETKVVLPVGVTEVQIKTPYEVQRLPDGVTFKYLDQFGRSVIKLRKTNLVEQHIQDLEIVYHWRSGLLLLEPVLLALALYVLFIIVIIYVRLDFSIHKPEHAKKE
- the LOC661616 gene encoding small G protein signaling modulator 3 homolog isoform X2, producing MDIAKSIFSHRDREGYVGKEDHKKREIELAISEDDVDDYFIENFSEGLDMNDLLTPSPGGPFSALTPSMWPQDIMAKLSVVPDDPNSQPEYRFDEFGFRVDEEDGPEQNSNKLLGIPFVEDPQDRLQWVAHLEFSHNKEVSDLTWDKVEVKLPRTDKLRSMVRAGIPHSLRPQMWMRMSGALEKKQQSELCYKDIVKMSSNDSLMTSKQIEKDLLHTMPTNTCFSHINSTGIPRLRRILRGIAWLYPDIGYCQGTGMIAASLLLLLEEEEAFWIMVTIVEDLLPASYYSSTLLGIQADQRVLRTLITNFLPDIDETLKNHDIELSLITLHWFLTLFASAVHMKILLRIWDLFFFEGSIVLFQVTLSMLKMKEPQLKQLENSAQIFNALSDIPGDIDDVEKLFEVSQTLTTSLNEVMIETYRRRHLAYLMADQGALVGNPEAAPNLPKQHLARRQVKKNKSVIQLLLFNENTEDDIKCKNIKQTEILVDLREAILQIARHFLQVDPKLSTEISLVADYSTESHATDHDNYINVSKNRKRRAKALLDFERHDDDELGFRKNDIITIISQKDEHCWVGELNGLRGWFPAKFVQLLDERSKQYSSAGDDSISETVTDLVRGTLCPVIKQVLEHGMKRPNFLGGPCHPWLFIEEAATKEVEKDFNSVYSRLVLCKTYRLDEDGKVLTPEELLYRCVQSVNLSHDNAHAQMDVKLRSLICMGLNEQVLHLWLEVLCSCSEVVQKWYHPWSFVYSPGWVQIKCDLRILSQLSFNLNPDWELPVKKETNNQPLKDGVRDMLVKHHLFSWDI
- the LOC661616 gene encoding small G protein signaling modulator 3 homolog isoform X1; this translates as MDIAKSIFSHRDREGYVGKEDHKKREIELAISEDDVDDYFIENFSEGLDMNDLLTPSPGGPFSALTPSMWPQDIMAKLSVVPDDPNSQPEYRFDEFGFRVDEEDGPEQNSNKLLGIPFVEDPQDRLQWVAHLEFSHNKEVSDLTWDKVEVKLPRTDKLRSMVRAGIPHSLRPQMWMRMSGALEKKQQSELCYKDIVKMSSNDSLMTSKQIEKDLLHTMPTNTCFSHINSTGIPRLRRILRGIAWLYPDIGYCQGTGMIAASLLLLLEEEEAFWIMVTIVEDLLPASYYSSTLLGIQADQRVLRTLITNFLPDIDETLKNHDIELSLITLHWFLTLFASAVHMKILLRIWDLFFFEGSIVLFQVTLSMLKMKEPQLKQLENSAQIFNALSDIPGDIDDVEKLFEVSQTLTTSLNEVMIETYRRRHLAYLMADQGALVGNPEAAPNLPKQHLARRQVKKNKSVIQLLLFNENTEDDIKCKNIKQTEILVDLREAILQIARHFLQVDPKLSTEISLVADYSTESHATDHDNYINVSKNRKRRAKALLDFERHDDDELGFRKNDIITIISQKDEHCWVGELNGLRGWFPAKFVQLLDERSKQYSSAGDDSISETVTDLVRGTLCPVIKQVLEHGMKRPNFLGGPCHPWLFIEEAATKEVEKDFNSVYSRLVLCKTYRLDEDGKVLTPEEYFQLLYRCVQSVNLSHDNAHAQMDVKLRSLICMGLNEQVLHLWLEVLCSCSEVVQKWYHPWSFVYSPGWVQIKCDLRILSQLSFNLNPDWELPVKKETNNQPLKDGVRDMLVKHHLFSWDI